CTTGCTGATGATCTTCAGCGTTTCCAGGTGCTCCAGACGCTGCGTCAGCGTGGCGCTGTTGCAGCCGCCCACCGCGCGGGCCAGCTCGTTGAAGCCTTTCTCACCGTCCAGCAGCGAGCGGACGATATGCAAGACCCATTTTTCCTGCAACACGCCGATGGCCCGGTACACCGGACAGAACCCCTTCTCTGCGGCGGCAGAGGGGCCGGGAGAGGAGAGTGTCGTGTTCATGTCAGGATTCTACACCTAAACGCAAAACCAATTAAGAAGCGGATTACACCGCTTGACATTTTAAACTGCTTGCCGTAAATTTGCGCCCATGACCGCCACCCTGTCCCAGAACACCCAGACCCAGACCACCGAGCCTCAGACCACCCAGCCCCTGACCGTCGCCGAGGCCATCGAGACCCGCCGCAGCATCCGCAAGTTCGTCCAGGAGCCCATGAGCCAGGGGGATCTGCGCGAGATCCTGCGCCTGGCCGGCCTGGCTCCCACGGCCAACAACGTGCAGACCACCCGCTTCGCCGTGATTCAGGACCGCGCCCTGCTGGCGCAGCTGCAGGCGGTCTCGTACAACCAGAGCCAGATCACCAGCGCCCCCGCCGTGATCGTGGTCTACAGCGACATGGAAGACGCGCTGAACACCATCGAGCAGACCCTGCCGGCCACCATGAGCGACGATGATCGCCAGAAGCGCGCGGCCGGTTTGCGGGGGCAGTTCCAGAATCAGGATGTGGCCCAGCGCGGTCAGTGGGGCCTGACCCAGGCGAACATCGCCTTCGGGTTTGTGATGCTCGCGGCGCGCGGCCTGGGCTACGACACCGTGCCTATGCTGGGCTTCCAGCCCGACAAGGTGCGCGAACTGCTGGGCCTGCCCGAACACGCCCAGTTTGCCGGACTGCTGCCCATCGGCAAGCGCGCCGAGGACGGCTTCCCGCACCACCGCCACGCCGTCGAGCGGGTCGCCACGTTCTACTAAACCGCCCTGTTTCAGAACCGCCCTCCGCCGTGGGGGCGGTTCTGCTGATGGATGACGCGCCGTCCGGTTTGCATCCGCCTCTTTGCCTATTGCCGTAATGTGTTCAGGGAATTACATTGGCGACGAAACTCTTCTGGAGTCCTGCCGGTTCGGTCGTCTGCCCCATCTCTTTTCTCCAAAGAAGGTTGTGTATGTCCAAGCGCCCCGCCGCCCTGATCTTTATCCTCATCACCGCGCTGATCGACATCATGGGCATCGGGCTGATCATCCCGGTGCTGCCGGGCCTGGTCAAAGAGCTGGCCGGCTCGGAGGCGGCCGGGGCGCGCGATATCGGGTTACTGACCGCCGCCTACGCGATCATGCAGTTCGTCTTCGCCCCCATTCTGGGCACGCTGAGTGACCGCTACGGGCGGCGGCCGGTGCTGCTGCTGAGCCTGCTGGGCGTGACCCTGGACTACCTGCTGCTGTACTTTGCGCCCAGTCTGTGGTGGCTGCTGATCGGCCGCCTGATCGCCGGGGTCACCGGGGCCAGCCTGACGGTGGCCAACGCCTACATCGCCGACGTGACGCCGCCCGCCGACCGGGCCAAAAACTTCGGGCTGCTGGGGGCCACCTTCGGCGTGGGCTTCATCCTGGGGCCGGCGCTGGGCGGCGTGCTGGGCGAGTACGGGCTGCGCGTGCCGTTTCTGGCGGCGGCGGCCCTCAGCGGCCTGAACCTGCTGTACGGCTACTTCGTGCTGCCCGAATCGCTGCCGGCCTCGGCGCGGGGCAAGCAGCTCAATCGCAAGGACCTCAACCCGTTCACACCTCTCAAGGCGCTGGGCGAGTACGCGCTGCTGCGAAACCTGGCCCTGACCTTCGTGTTGCTGGGGCTGGCCGGGCAGGTCATCTTCAGCACCTGGGTGCTGTACACCGAGGGCGTGCTGAACTGGAGCCCGCTGCAAAACGGCGTCGCGCTGGCCTTTTTCGGCCTGCTGACGGCGGGGGTACAGGGCGGCTTGATTGGCATCTCGATCAGGCGGCTGGGAGAGCGGCGCACCATCCTGCTGGGCCTGATCATGTCCACCGCCGAATTCCTGATCCTGAGCGTGGCGCGCACCTCGCCGGTGCTGTACGCCTCGCTGGTGGTGGGCGCGGGCGGCGGACTGGCGCAGCCGGCCATCCAGGGCCTGATCAGCCGTCAGGTCAGCGAGACCGAGCAGGGCCGCGTGCAGGGGGCGATCACCAGCCTGACCAGTCTGGTGGGGGTGGTGGGGCCGATCATCGCCACCGCCGTCTTCGCGTACTTCAACGGGGGAGGCGCGTCGGTGCGTGTGCCGGGGGCGGCCTTCATCATGGGCGCCGTGTTCTCGCTGGCGGGCCTGTTCATGATCTGGTCGGTGCTGCGCCGCACCCCGGAAGAACCAGTGTTGGGAAGCGCGAGCGGCTAGCCACCCGAACGCAGCCATACCACTCTGAGAAATGAACGACAGCCCCTGACCGGATAAGGCGGGGGCTGTCTTCTGCTGGGGCCGCGACTTACGCCGTGCAGGAGGCGTTCACGGCAAATCGTGTTGGGCTGTGGCGGCGGCTGGGTTAGGCTGGGAGGCCCTTGCTTCACTACAATCACCAGCGAACGGCCCCCCATCTTCCTTTCAGGAGTCCCGATACCCGTGTCCATGCCCACCAGTGAACCCCCGTCTTCGGTCCTTGCCTATCAGGTCGGCGTTTTCGTCCTGGTGCGGCAGCGCGACACCTACCT
This window of the Deinococcus radiopugnans ATCC 19172 genome carries:
- a CDS encoding winged helix-turn-helix transcriptional regulator, whose product is MNTTLSSPGPSAAAEKGFCPVYRAIGVLQEKWVLHIVRSLLDGEKGFNELARAVGGCNSATLTQRLEHLETLKIISKRTEDTHGKLARSVYTLTPVGRELQGVIDAIDTWGRAHLLEGQPGVASAQGC
- a CDS encoding nitroreductase family protein, with the translated sequence MTATLSQNTQTQTTEPQTTQPLTVAEAIETRRSIRKFVQEPMSQGDLREILRLAGLAPTANNVQTTRFAVIQDRALLAQLQAVSYNQSQITSAPAVIVVYSDMEDALNTIEQTLPATMSDDDRQKRAAGLRGQFQNQDVAQRGQWGLTQANIAFGFVMLAARGLGYDTVPMLGFQPDKVRELLGLPEHAQFAGLLPIGKRAEDGFPHHRHAVERVATFY
- a CDS encoding TCR/Tet family MFS transporter, which codes for MSKRPAALIFILITALIDIMGIGLIIPVLPGLVKELAGSEAAGARDIGLLTAAYAIMQFVFAPILGTLSDRYGRRPVLLLSLLGVTLDYLLLYFAPSLWWLLIGRLIAGVTGASLTVANAYIADVTPPADRAKNFGLLGATFGVGFILGPALGGVLGEYGLRVPFLAAAALSGLNLLYGYFVLPESLPASARGKQLNRKDLNPFTPLKALGEYALLRNLALTFVLLGLAGQVIFSTWVLYTEGVLNWSPLQNGVALAFFGLLTAGVQGGLIGISIRRLGERRTILLGLIMSTAEFLILSVARTSPVLYASLVVGAGGGLAQPAIQGLISRQVSETEQGRVQGAITSLTSLVGVVGPIIATAVFAYFNGGGASVRVPGAAFIMGAVFSLAGLFMIWSVLRRTPEEPVLGSASG